In one window of Gossypium arboreum isolate Shixiya-1 chromosome 4, ASM2569848v2, whole genome shotgun sequence DNA:
- the LOC108458267 gene encoding protein CLP1 homolog, which yields MSYGGATTMTAPPAIGGSASASTIKQVKLERESELRIEVGNETPLKLRLLNGSAEIFGSELAPEMWLTFPPRLKFAVFTWYGATIEMDGATETDYTADETPMVSYVNVHAVLEGRRNRAKALSPNDSEASQGPRVIVVGPTDSGKSTLSRMLLSWAAKQGWKPTFVDLDIGQGSITVPGCIAATPIELPIDPVEGIPLEMPLVYFYGHTTPSNNVDLYKTLVNELAQMLETQFARNAESRAAGMVINTMGWIEGTGYELLLHAIDTFKANVVLVLGQEKLFSMLKAVAKSKPNVDVVKLQKSGGVVSRNAKYRQKSRGYRIREYFYGLANDLSPHSNIANFSDLLVYRIGGGPQAPRSALPIGADPIANPLRVTPVNIDRDLLHMVLAVSYAKEPDQILSSNVAGFIYITDIDIQRKKITYLAPSAGELPSKYLIMGTLTWLET from the exons ATGTCCTACGGAGGTGCAACGACTATGACGGCGCCGCCGGCGATTGGTGGCTCCGCGTCGGCGTCGACTATTAAGCAAGTGAAGTTAGAGAGAGAAAGCGAGCTGAGAATCGAGGTGGGTAATGAAACGCCGCTTAAACTTCGATTACTTAACGGCTCAGCCGAGATTTTCGGGTCCGAATTGGCCCCTGAGATGTGGCTCACTTTCCCCCCTCGCCTCAAATTCGCT GTTTTCACTTGGTATGGTGCTACAATTGAGATGGATGGTGCTACTGAAACTGATTATACGGCAGATGAG ACACCTATGGTCAGTTACGTGAATGTACATGCTGTACTCGAAGGACGAAGAAACCGTGCTAAAGCTTTGTCACCAAATGACTCTGAGGCATCCCAG GGACCCAGAGTGATTGTTGTGGGGCCTACTGATTCTGGGAAGAGCACCTTATCAAGGATGCTTCTTAGTTGGGCAGCTAAACAAGGTTGGAAACCTACCTTTGTGGATTTAGATATAGGCCAAGGGTCTATAACAGTTCCTGGATGTATCGCTGCTACACCTATTGAACTGCCCATTGATCCTGTGGAAGGAATTCCTCTTGAGATGCCTCTTGTTTATTTTTACGGCCATACAACTCCTAG TAATAATGTAGATTTATATAAGACACTCGTGAATGAGCTGGCTCAAATGCTGGAGACTCAATTTGCTCGTAATGCTGAGTCTCGAGCTGCAGGCATGGTTATCAATACTATGGGTTGGATAGAAGGTACTGGCTACGAG TTGCTTCTCCATGCAATTGATACATTCAAGGCCAATGTTGTCTTGGTTTTGGGTCAG GAAAAACTTTTCAGCATGCTTAAGGCTGTAGCAAAAAGTAAGCCTAATGTGGATGTTGTGAAGCTTCAGAAGTCTGGCGGTGTTGTATCAAGAAATGCAAAATATCGTCAGAAGTCTAGGGGTTACAGGATAAGG GAGTACTTCTACGGCCTTGCAAATGATCTTTCCCCGCATTCTAATATTGCAAACTTCAGTGATCTGCTTGTCTATCGAATTGGCGGTGGTCCGCAGGCACCAAGATCGGCTTTACCAATTGGTGCAGATCCTATTGCTAACCCACTAAGAGTAACACCTGTGAATATTGACCGGGATTTGCTTCATATGGTTCTTGCTGTTTCATATGCCAAGGAGCCTGATCAAATTTTGTCTAG TAATGTAGCGGGCTTTATTTACATCACTGACATTGATATTCAGAG GAAGAAAATCACATACCTTGCACCATCAGCTGGGGAATTGCCAAGCAAATATCTTATTATGGGAACCTTGACTTGGCTTGAAACttaa
- the LOC108458152 gene encoding uncharacterized protein LOC108458152 encodes MLRKLLFRQAPRAHRFLSTQSTLPLLSKCSVFSYCSSSRPEIPPSNSIEHLEDQPTNTITIDRSGLYSAPEHSHEPSTDSELVKHLKGIIKFRGGPISVAEYMEEVLTNPKAGFYINRDVFGAEGDFITSPEVSQMFGEMVGVWAMCLWEQMGQPKRVNLVELGPGRGTLMADLLRGASKFKNFTESLHIHMVECSPALQKLQHQSLKCMDEENTSEGVDKRSLSTLAGTPVSWHATLEQVPFGLPTIIIAHEFYDALPVHQFQRGSRGWCEKMIDVTEDSSFRFVLSPQPTPATLYIMKRCKWAVPKEVEKLNQIEVCPKAMDLTSTLAKRIGVDGGGALIIDYGLNGVVSDSLQAIRKHKFVNILDNPGSADLSAYVDFASIKHSAEEASDDVSVHGPITQSQFLGSLGINFRVEALLQNCTDEQAEALRIGYWRLVGDGEAPFWEGPEEQVPIGMGTRYMAMAIVNKKQGIPIPFQ; translated from the exons ATGCTGCGGAAGCTGCTTTTTCGACAAGCCCCCAGAGCTCATCGATTCCTGTCTACTCAGTCAACGCTTCCTTTACTCAGCAAATGCTCTGTTTTCTCTTATTGTTCATCATCACGACCTGAAATCCCTCCTAGTAATTCCATCGAACACCTTGAAGATCAACCCACCAACACCATTACCATTGATCGCTCTGGACTATATAGTGCCCCTG AGCATTCTCATGAACCCTCCACAGACTCTGAACTTGTTAAGCATCTCAAAGGCATTATTAAG TTTCGTGGTGGGCCGATATCTGTGGCAGAATATATGGAAGAAGTCTTAACAAATCCCAAGGCTGGGTTCTATATTAACCGGGATGTCTTTGGAGCTGAAGGTGATTTCATAACATCTCCTGAAGTAAGCCAGATGTTTGGAGAG ATGGTTGGTGTTTGGGCTATGTGTTTATGGGAACAAATGGGACAACCAAAGAGGGTGAACTTGGTTGAGCTTGGCCCTGGCAGAGGAACTCTAATGGCCGATCTTCTTCGT GGtgcatcaaaatttaaaaattttacggAGTCATTGCATATACACATGGTAGAATGTAGCCCTGCATTGCAAAAACTTCAGCACCAAAGCTTGAAATGCATGGATGAAGAAAATACCAGTGAAGGTGTTGATAAAAGGTCTCTAAGCACATTGGCTGGAACACCTGTATCGTGGCATGCAACACTGGAACAGGTTCCATTTGGAT TGCCGACCATAATTATAGCCCATGAGTTCTATGATGCACTGCCAGTTCATCAATTTCAG AGGGGTTCTCGTGGCTGGTGTGAGAAAATGATAGATGTCACGGAAGATTCATC GTTCCGCTTTGTTCTATCTCCACAGCCTACACCTGCAACTCTTTACATAATGAAGCGCTGCAAGTGGGCTGTGCCCAAAGAAGTTGAGAAACTTAATCAAATTGAGGTTTGCCCCAAAGCAATGGACTTAACTAGTACACTTGCGAAGAGAATAGGTGTTGATGGAGGTGGAGCACTTATTATCGATTATGGCCTGAACGGAGTAGTGTCAGATAGTCTGCAG GCAATTCGGAAGCACAAGTTTGTTAACATACTTGACAACCCTGGGAGTGCTGATCTTAGTGCATATGTCGATTTTGCATCAATCAAGCACTCTGCTGAGGAAGCTTCAG ATGATGTATCTGTTCATGGCCCTATTACTCAGTCTCAGTTCCTTGGTTCACTTGGAATAAACTTCCGAGTTGAAGCTCTGCTACAAAACTGCACTGATGAACAAGCTGAAGCTCTAAGGATTGGATACTGGCGTTTAGTCGGTGACGGTGAAGCCCCCTTTTGGGAGGGACCAGAGGAACAAGTACCTATCGGGATGGGAACCCGTTACATGGCAATGGCAATTGTTAACAAGAAGCAAGGCATCCCAATACCATTTCAGTGA
- the LOC108460258 gene encoding thioredoxin H2-like, whose translation MGSFFSSDSTPEKSSSSSEHSGIQTFHSSPRWQLHFNSVKDSSQLMVIDFSASWCGPCKFMEPVLNAMAAKFTDVQFVKLDVDELPDVAQEFGVQGMPTFVLLKKGKEVDRVVGAQKNDLEKKIEKHRALVAAA comes from the exons ATGGGTTCTTTCTTTTCATCCGATTCAACGCCAGAAAAGTCATCATCTTCATCTGAGCATTCAGGCATCCAAACCTTTCATTCATCACCCAGATGGCAACTTCACTTCAACTCTGTCAAAGACAGCTCACAGCTT atGGTTATAGATTTCTCAGCTTCTTGGTGTGGGCCATGTAAATTCATGGAACCTGTTTTGAATGCCATGGCTGCTAAGTTCACTGATGTTCAGTTTGTAAAACTTGATGTTGATGAACTGCCT GATGTGGCACAGGAATTTGGGGTTCAAGGAATGCCAACTTTCGTGTTGCTAAAGAAAGGGAAGGAAGTGGATAGGGTGGTTGGAGCCCAAAAGAATGATCTTGAGAAGAAAATTGAGAAACACAGGGCTCTGGTAGCTGCTGCTTGA